The following proteins are co-located in the Acinetobacter sp. NCu2D-2 genome:
- the purT gene encoding formate-dependent phosphoribosylglycinamide formyltransferase, whose amino-acid sequence MIYMSVTIGTPLQASAFKVLLLGSGELGKEVVISLQRLGVEVHAADRYDNAPAMQVAHHAYTLNMADANELKQLILKIKPNLIVPEIEAIATQVLIEVEEQNLATVIPSAKAVNLTMNREGIRRLAAEELGLPTSAYRFANSLESFRAACDDIGYPNFVKPVMSSSGKGQSRVKSFDEVDAAWEYAQTGGRVNQGTVIVESQIDFDFEITLLTVRAKNPTTGEIETSYCDPIGHRQDSGDYVESWQPQAMTPAALEEAKRIANKVTVALGGCGIFGVELFVKGDKVWFSEVSPRPHDTGLVTLASQFQSEFELHARAILGLPVNTARHSVAASAVIYAGVDDQNLSFSGLNLALADGNTDLRLFGKPEGFKRRRMGVATARAETTNQARELAAKAASQVSVHQN is encoded by the coding sequence ATGATTTACATGAGCGTGACGATTGGTACTCCACTACAAGCATCAGCATTTAAAGTTCTCTTGTTAGGGTCAGGCGAACTTGGTAAAGAAGTGGTGATTTCATTACAACGTTTGGGCGTTGAAGTCCATGCAGCAGACCGTTATGACAATGCCCCTGCGATGCAAGTTGCCCATCATGCTTACACCTTAAATATGGCAGATGCCAATGAGCTTAAACAGCTCATTTTAAAAATTAAACCTAATCTGATCGTGCCTGAAATTGAAGCGATTGCGACACAAGTTTTGATTGAAGTTGAAGAGCAAAATCTGGCGACAGTCATCCCCTCTGCCAAAGCAGTGAACTTAACCATGAACCGTGAAGGAATTCGCCGTTTAGCTGCTGAAGAACTTGGTCTACCAACTTCTGCTTACCGATTTGCAAACAGTTTAGAATCATTCCGTGCAGCCTGTGACGATATCGGCTATCCAAACTTTGTAAAACCTGTAATGTCATCTTCAGGTAAAGGTCAGTCTCGGGTTAAAAGTTTTGACGAAGTCGATGCTGCTTGGGAATATGCGCAAACTGGCGGTCGTGTAAATCAAGGCACGGTGATTGTGGAATCACAAATTGACTTCGATTTTGAAATTACATTGCTAACCGTTCGTGCAAAAAATCCAACCACAGGTGAAATCGAAACTTCATATTGTGACCCAATTGGTCACCGTCAGGATTCGGGTGACTATGTCGAAAGCTGGCAGCCTCAAGCCATGACACCTGCTGCTTTGGAAGAAGCCAAACGTATTGCCAATAAAGTAACCGTTGCTCTTGGTGGTTGCGGTATTTTTGGTGTTGAACTCTTTGTAAAAGGCGACAAAGTATGGTTTAGTGAAGTATCTCCTCGACCACACGATACAGGCTTAGTGACTCTAGCATCTCAATTCCAAAGCGAATTTGAACTTCATGCGCGCGCAATTTTAGGCTTACCTGTGAATACAGCTCGCCATAGTGTTGCTGCAAGTGCTGTGATCTATGCGGGTGTCGATGATCAAAATCTCTCTTTTTCTGGCTTAAATCTTGCTTTAGCAGATGGCAATACTGACCTGCGCTTATTTGGCAAACCTGAAGGCTTTAAACGCCGCCGTATGGGTGTAGCCACTGCGCGTGCCGAGACGACAAATCAAGCACGTGAACTGGCAGCAAAAGCGGCAAGCCAAGTCAGTGTTCATCAAAACTAA